GTTGCCATTGGGATTGCGGTTCTGGTGCCAACTCCCGTTTTACTGTCTTTCAGTAATTTATTATCGTATGCCGCGCGTGGCCCATTTTCGCTGAGCGTTTCGTAAGCCTGGGTGATTGAGGCAAACATGGACTCAATTTTATTGCGCAATTCGGTGTTTTGCAGATTCCGGTATCTATCGGGATGAAATTTTTTGGCGAGGTTGTAATAAGCAGCTTTAATTTCTGCTGAGGTAGATTGCCGGGTGATTTCCAAAATTTCATAGAAATCGGCGTTGGTATAAAAAAAGGTTCGTCTTTCGACCTCATCTTTCAAGCGGTCAAGATTGAGGTCTGCCTCTGTGACCAAAGCTTCATCATCGGAATCGTCGTTGAGTAATTTCAAGAACCCTCCGGCAACTAAAACTGAAACGGCTTTTTGCGCTTCGCTGTCGGGCAGTCCGCTGAGCGCCCCGACTTCACTAATGGAAATGGGTGAATCAATACGCGAAAAGACATAACTTTCAACCGGCAGGAGTTTTCCTGAATCCAGAAGCGCCTGGGTGACAACGGCGCGCCCGACGATGGTGTCGGGAGGTAAACTTACCTTGGAATTTTTTTGACTGGTTGCGGCTAACCGGGCACCTTCAAGGAGAATCTCCATTGCAGTGATTTCTAATTTGACCTCATGCGCTGCCCGCATCTTTCCATCAAATACGAAATCTCCCTGCTCCCAGTCAAATAATGAAAGGATAATACTCTTGATCAATTCACGGATGGCTCGATGGAGCACCTCAGTAGTGATGACGCCTTTTTCGATGAGTTTGGCGCTTAGTTGATTGGGTTTGTCGATTTCGGCGCGGGCGTGTTCGAGATCGTCGGATTTAACCAGATTTTCCTGTAGTAGCTTATACTCAATCTGTTCCTGTGCCACATTGCTGATGGCAAAGATAGGATTTCCACCCTCAAAAAAAATCGCTTTGATTGTTTTGTTGCGGGTGACTCTCAGAAGCCCGTTGGCTTTACGTTCTGAAAGTTGTCTGATTACTTTCGTGATGGGCTTTTGACTTAATTGTCCTTGCACCTAAACCACCTTAATTTGGTTGTGGACTACGGGGACGGTAGCCAAAGACTGTTTCGCGAGGGCTATTTTGGAGTTCACGGTTATTGTACGGCGGC
This genomic stretch from Acidobacteriota bacterium harbors:
- a CDS encoding DUF4388 domain-containing protein is translated as MQGQLSQKPITKVIRQLSERKANGLLRVTRNKTIKAIFFEGGNPIFAISNVAQEQIEYKLLQENLVKSDDLEHARAEIDKPNQLSAKLIEKGVITTEVLHRAIRELIKSIILSLFDWEQGDFVFDGKMRAAHEVKLEITAMEILLEGARLAATSQKNSKVSLPPDTIVGRAVVTQALLDSGKLLPVESYVFSRIDSPISISEVGALSGLPDSEAQKAVSVLVAGGFLKLLNDDSDDEALVTEADLNLDRLKDEVERRTFFYTNADFYEILEITRQSTSAEIKAAYYNLAKKFHPDRYRNLQNTELRNKIESMFASITQAYETLSENGPRAAYDNKLLKDSKTGVGTRTAIPMATPMPTALKPPVNPSSPLKPPPSIDPLPLNSGVLPSPGQPQTPVIPEKPAVKPPVYSSKPASASTTSDAQVKEGNNQSAERFYQQGRARIEHKDYSGAIPLLREAVKLEPKKSHYHFYLGSALIRSPRNRREAEDHLSKAAKLDQFNTKLKLKIAMLFKEIGNQPKADVYFKDALSLDPDNPVAKKELRMDTKSKTSGVPIWKQDVGSIAKRIFKRG